Part of the Vigna unguiculata cultivar IT97K-499-35 chromosome 3, ASM411807v1, whole genome shotgun sequence genome, ATGTCCTGTGTGTGGGAGTACCAAAAGGATTGGTGTGAAAAAGTGTTTGGGGAAAAGACAGAGAGAAAAACCCTAATATATTGTGTTTATCTTGAATTTCAAAGTTGAAGACACACTCACACAACTCATGCACTGCTTCAACTAAAAGCTCTCACTAAAGTTAAATGTCACTGCACACTCACTCTCTCATTCATTCCCCTCTTCTCtctttccttcttttctttACCACCAAAAAGATAAGCTGATCCATCCATGGATCAATGATGGATACCCTAAGCCAAAATGCTGCTACCAAACACATTAACACAAGAGGACAAAACTGacccagttttttttttttttccattgttACGTGGCATTTCCATACCCAAACTAGTCAAATCTCTGCAAACGCTTGTTACTGCTCTATAGCTGTACGGGACCCACTCTTTCTCCTTCCCTTCTTTCTATTTATGCTGTTTCCTCCACCATTTTTCATACACCGTTGATTAAAACACTAACCAAAGAAAAGGCGTAGAATGAAACATGGTTGGTCTTAGCGTAGTGCTGGAAGTTCAGAAAGGTTGTATCAGTAAAAAGACACCTCAAGTCATTAACAAAACCACCATTTtgtccaccaccaccacccacAAAAAACCACCcctttctccttctccttctccttttcAAACCCCCACTTTTCTAGACCAATGCTTTCTCTGTGGGAAGAGACTCTCGCCAGGGAAAGATATCTACATGTACAAGtgagtccttttaatcaaaataaacaatatgtttgtttttttctgtttttactGTAGCATGGTGTGATCCATTATCCATACAACCTACATTATTTGGTCTGTTAGATATAAGACTTttgcttttgttgttgttgtgttgttATTTTCAGATCTTATGGTATCTGgatcttttgtttgtttatcgatgttattgaagttgttttttttcttttggggtGTGGTTGAAACGAAACATGAACATTGTAGAGGGGACAGGGCATTTTGCAGCGTGGAGTGCAGATGCAAGCAGATTTTTTCGGACGAGGAAGAAGCTATTAAGAAAGAGAAGTGTTGTTTGGCTGCAATGAGGCCCACATCGTCTTCGTATTCATCTTCTTCAACCTCACGTCATCATCGGAAAGAAACAAGAAACCGTGGTGTTGGTTTTTTTTAAGGAAGAAATCACgagattgtaattttttttttttgcactcGCATTCCAGTTTTACCCACTATTTATTTGGTTAATGACAGCACAGGCCTTGTCCTTTTTGCTTCCTAGTATGAAGCCAAAAAATGTCCTTTCAGCTTTTCATTTTTTGGGGTCCAACTTCTAGCTGTACCTGAGACCTGATGAATGGTTTGGTTCCACTGCTCAGAAACCGAACCCACACAGAAACACTTCCATGTTTtgtcttttatttcatttttagttgCTGACAGTTGGAAGGGTATTTGTGGCAATGCATTCTGAAATATTAGAATTCATGTTGATGATGGTGATTGAAAGTGATTTTGAGAAGAGTAATTAAGCTTAAACTGAGTTCTTAACAGGGTGAAGTGAGATATTAATGGTGGAAGatgattgattgattgattgataGATAGAGTGAGTGGATTTTCCTTGGGGCTTGTGGCATGAAAGAGCGGTGATTGTTTTTAACCAAAATGACAATGGAATACAGAGATCAAGTTTCCATGCATTTGTGGAGTTGTCGGGGTAAGTACGAATGCCACATTTGTAGTTAGGTATGCAATGTTTCACATTTCTAGCTACCTCTCTCAGCTGCTCATGGAACGCACTTCCCTCTTTAAAGTATGCTGCTAGGCTAAATATcaagttataaatttttagatttttatactTAGAAATCCAAATATAAGTTTATCTTTCGcattttatagaaataaaataattgagtaatttataagaaaaatctcataaatttatcgtagattttaaattaaaaataatattaagtttaattaacaTTGGACTCAAATAACTTTagtggttatatatatatatatatatatatatatatatatatatatatataataatttttatttttatttaaataatttgatgtaaaaagtaaatttaaagcaattaaattagagttaaaataaaaatatattaaagtgaattattttataaaatatcaaaatttaaattaaatttattttgttttattttttttctctttcatgaTCACATGTGTTTTCCTGTTGAATCTTATGTCTCGGATTGGTCAGGGTTGTAATCTTAGGACCACTAGATTGGGTATGAAAAAGAATTGcatttcttcttgcacccctcttttgttttttcctcTGCACTCCATAAAACCTGCAATCCCAAAATCAATCCTCACTAAGCGTATAATAAaaatttctgcatttttttttcttctggattGAGTATTTAGGAAAATATATCTTGAGAACATTctatccaaaatatattttctatatattttaaaatgagtgTGCCGGAAATTACTTCCAAATCTGTAAATATTTTCTGAAATGCTCGATctgaaatataaaagaaatattttgaaaaatacttttaaatctGAAAGCATCTTGCAAAAcctttaatttgaatttttttttatactttccgGTTTCGAAATAGATATTCCAAAAGACATTTTTCAGATTCAAAATTTTTCAGAATGTTAATTCTGGaatatatctaaaaaataatttcaaccgTGAATCCGGGACAATGAATCTAAGGTCTTCTTGATCGTTTTCATTCTCATCACAACTGGAGAACGATGAGGGAGAAATGCCTCAATAgggattttaataaattttgactGGAAGATAAAATAGGGATATCATAATTTATGGGGACgcgtgaagaaaaaaaagttgcaAGAAGAAATCCCTAtcttgtttataaaaaaataattgtccaCATGCTACAGTTGAGGGAGCCCATGCCAATGGACCACTGAATGACTTACTTTTAGGGAATTTCTACTGTGTTCCCgatttttcttcctgcaccccagcTTTTACTACACTAACTATTATGTCtctacaaaaaatatatatacattattaaataaataaggtcAGCAATAGTTATTGTTTATCAACCATTATTTACTACACTCAACaatctttttcactttaaatagCCACTCCAGGTTCACAAATTTAATTCAATCAGGTAccatttttatttccttttgaGAACTTTGTTTTTGTGTGATTGGAGTGTATTAAGTGGTATTTGTTAGGAGTGTTAAAACAGGTCAATTCGGCCCATTTAGGCTCCGGATCAATTTTGGCCCACTTAAAACAAGTCGGATCACATTGGCTTGCCAAGTGAAACGGAATTACCTATTCAATTCGGTCGGTCAgctttgacttttttttttagattttgaa contains:
- the LOC114179340 gene encoding FCS-Like Zinc finger 15-like, with the translated sequence MVGLSVVLEVQKGCISKKTPQVINKTTILSTTTTHKKPPLSPSPSPFQTPTFLDQCFLCGKRLSPGKDIYMYKGDRAFCSVECRCKQIFSDEEEAIKKEKCCLAAMRPTSSSYSSSSTSRHHRKETRNRGVGFF